From a region of the Desulfuromonas sp. KJ2020 genome:
- the nuoG gene encoding NADH-quinone oxidoreductase subunit NuoG produces the protein MVNLTIDGKQITVKKSATIYEAAKEAGIDIPVLCYAKKLLPYGACRVCLVEVEQMKGRLIPSCTTPVTEGMVVTTTSPEITKVRKTVLEFLLVNHVVECPVCDKAGECDLQDLTFEYEVVKNRFSGEKFDLPTDEVNPLIERNMNRCVLCGKCVRVCDEIVGYGSYSFINRGFETKIATAFDRGLNCEFCGQCVSMCPVGAILPRPFKFKARPWQLNEVDTVCGYCGNGCTVTLGVLNDKVETIRFNDKTGVNDGNLCIRGRFGYGYIHHEDRIRKPLIRKDGQLVEAEWEEAIEAVVQGFDRARNEKGIGVLAGARLTNEEFFLLKNLAKTLGTGNLDHSGGECYKGVTEGLFETLGVKASTGTFPQVESCDTVLAIRSDFYETHPVFGMVVNQAVKRHDAQLFIVSDKKGKFSKLPHAKTLLGKPGTEIQILNAIARVLLDEGLAVTEGVEGIEELKIGLAKFAPNEVADRTGVSAEAIETAARALSSAKKSAILLAYGLPYTAQSKELAIAAANLAILTGNAGREGSGLYLCGEKSNSQGAIDLGILPEQGALGAKAMLEAAQSSNLSALYVVGEDLLTSYPDRSQLEAALKAVPFLVVQDIFLSPTAQQANVVLPATSFAEKDGTFTNAERRIQRVRPGVSSPGEAKTDFEIFEILSARFGRNVSYTSAAAVFADIAANIQEYAGLQMEAIGAQGVVWGGDILAPKKKRVVAVAAEDVANSEFLLVTGSSLYHSGTMSTRAKGPLSVVSEPYLEFGQEDAKKLNVVDGDMITVKAEGGQIKLKAKVDRRLPQGVVFAPYHFASAEINRLYKGEAVVPVQLSK, from the coding sequence ATGGTAAATCTTACTATTGACGGCAAGCAGATCACTGTAAAGAAGTCGGCTACAATTTATGAAGCCGCAAAAGAGGCCGGGATCGACATCCCGGTGCTCTGCTATGCTAAGAAGCTTCTGCCTTACGGGGCTTGCAGGGTTTGTCTCGTTGAAGTGGAACAGATGAAGGGGCGCCTGATCCCTTCTTGTACGACCCCCGTCACCGAGGGGATGGTCGTAACGACGACTTCACCTGAAATAACCAAGGTCCGAAAGACCGTACTGGAATTCTTGCTTGTCAACCATGTTGTCGAGTGTCCAGTCTGTGACAAGGCGGGCGAGTGTGATCTGCAGGATCTCACTTTTGAATACGAGGTCGTTAAGAACCGTTTTAGCGGTGAGAAATTTGATCTGCCGACGGACGAAGTCAATCCCCTTATCGAACGCAACATGAATCGTTGTGTCCTTTGTGGGAAGTGCGTCCGTGTTTGTGACGAAATCGTCGGGTACGGTTCTTACTCGTTCATTAACCGCGGTTTTGAAACCAAAATTGCCACGGCCTTCGATCGCGGACTCAACTGTGAATTTTGCGGGCAATGTGTTTCCATGTGTCCGGTCGGAGCCATACTGCCTCGTCCGTTTAAGTTCAAGGCGAGACCCTGGCAGCTTAATGAAGTAGATACGGTTTGCGGGTACTGCGGCAATGGCTGCACAGTTACCCTCGGTGTTCTGAATGATAAGGTCGAAACTATTCGCTTTAATGACAAAACTGGTGTCAATGATGGCAACCTGTGCATTCGTGGGCGCTTTGGGTACGGCTATATCCATCATGAAGACCGGATTCGCAAGCCCTTGATCCGCAAGGACGGACAACTCGTCGAAGCGGAATGGGAAGAAGCCATCGAGGCGGTCGTTCAAGGCTTCGATCGGGCCCGCAATGAAAAGGGGATCGGTGTATTGGCAGGAGCGCGGTTAACCAACGAGGAGTTCTTCCTGTTGAAAAACCTCGCTAAGACCCTTGGCACCGGCAATCTCGATCACTCCGGCGGCGAATGCTACAAAGGGGTCACTGAGGGTTTATTCGAAACTCTTGGGGTGAAGGCGTCTACCGGCACTTTTCCGCAGGTCGAGTCCTGCGACACGGTTTTGGCTATCCGCTCCGACTTCTATGAAACGCACCCGGTATTTGGGATGGTCGTCAACCAAGCGGTGAAACGGCACGATGCACAACTCTTCATCGTCTCTGACAAAAAGGGCAAGTTCTCCAAGCTGCCCCACGCCAAAACCCTTCTTGGCAAGCCTGGCACCGAAATTCAGATTCTCAACGCCATCGCCCGCGTTCTTCTTGATGAGGGCTTGGCCGTAACTGAAGGTGTAGAAGGGATCGAGGAACTCAAGATCGGTCTCGCCAAATTTGCGCCGAACGAAGTAGCCGACAGAACCGGTGTAAGCGCTGAGGCAATTGAAACCGCGGCCCGGGCTCTTTCCAGCGCCAAGAAAAGTGCGATTCTGTTGGCCTACGGTTTACCTTACACGGCCCAGAGCAAAGAACTCGCCATTGCTGCCGCGAACCTGGCTATCCTTACCGGCAACGCCGGTCGTGAAGGTTCTGGCCTTTATCTTTGTGGTGAAAAATCCAACAGTCAGGGCGCTATTGATCTCGGCATCCTGCCCGAGCAGGGGGCTCTGGGCGCCAAGGCTATGCTTGAGGCTGCCCAAAGCAGCAACCTTTCCGCTCTCTATGTGGTGGGTGAGGATTTGCTTACCTCCTATCCGGACCGCAGCCAGTTGGAAGCAGCGCTTAAAGCAGTTCCCTTTCTCGTCGTACAGGACATCTTTCTGTCGCCGACCGCCCAGCAGGCCAATGTGGTTCTCCCTGCCACCTCATTCGCCGAAAAAGACGGTACCTTCACCAACGCTGAGCGTCGTATCCAGCGTGTACGCCCTGGTGTGAGCAGCCCGGGTGAAGCGAAGACAGATTTTGAAATTTTCGAAATACTCTCTGCACGTTTTGGTCGCAACGTCTCTTACACGAGTGCTGCAGCTGTCTTTGCAGACATCGCGGCCAACATTCAGGAATACGCCGGCCTCCAGATGGAAGCCATAGGGGCTCAAGGTGTCGTGTGGGGCGGGGACATCCTTGCACCCAAGAAAAAGCGTGTCGTGGCCGTCGCTGCTGAGGACGTGGCAAACAGCGAATTCCTGCTCGTCACCGGCAGCTCGCTCTATCATAGCGGAACGATGTCTACGCGAGCCAAGGGGCCTCTCTCCGTAGTATCAGAGCCTTACCTTGAGTTTGGTCAGGAAGATGCTAAAAAGCTCAACGTTGTCGATGGGGACATGATTACCGTCAAGGCTGAAGGAGGCCAAATCAAACTGAAAGCCAAAGTTGATCGGCGTCTGCCCCAGGGTGTGGTGTTTGCGCCCTACCATTTTGCCTCGGCTGAAATCAATCGACTCTACAAAGGTGAGGCGGTTGTCCCGGTGCAGCTGAGCAAGTAA
- the nuoF gene encoding NADH-quinone oxidoreductase subunit NuoF, whose amino-acid sequence MAANAENIKVLICQGTGGLASGAKAVAEAFEEEFAKKGVEAKIGKRCEVIGTGCRGLCANDVLVDIVMPGQDGVTYDFVTPEIVPQIVEEHVLANQPVDKKKAGPYYEKFLEKQHRVVFSRCGTVNAESIDDFMAHRGFEGIKKAVTMAPAEVIDEVKRAGLRGRGGGGFPTGVKWSFCAASPGNEKYLICNADEGDPGAFMDRSILEGDPYGLIEGMMIGAYAIGCTFGYVYCRAEYPLAIKRLQKAIDTCYEKGILGKNCMGLGFDFDMRIKAGAGAFVCGEETALMASIEGQRGMSRPRPPFPAVRGLWGKPTNINNVETFANVSYIFYNGADWYSSIGTEGTKGTKIFALTGKVKHTGLVEVPAGTTMREVIFDVCGGILKNRKFKAVQAGGPSGGCLPGDALDAQVDYDSLIKAGAMMGSGGLVVMDETTCMVDIARFFLNFTRVESCGKCIPCRIGLKIMLEILERITSGEGREGDIEMLEDMAYDIKKSSLCGLGQTAPNPVLSTIRYFRNEYETHINNKYCPSHSCKPLLKFEVIKEACKMCGMCYKVCPVDAIIWEKKQVAVIDKEKCTKCTSCYDACPFMAIE is encoded by the coding sequence ATGGCCGCAAATGCTGAAAACATAAAAGTCCTTATCTGTCAGGGCACCGGGGGTTTGGCTTCCGGAGCTAAGGCAGTAGCAGAGGCTTTTGAAGAGGAATTTGCCAAGAAGGGTGTAGAAGCCAAAATTGGCAAACGTTGTGAAGTTATCGGAACTGGCTGTCGAGGACTCTGTGCCAACGACGTTCTGGTCGATATTGTTATGCCTGGGCAGGATGGGGTCACCTACGATTTTGTAACCCCTGAAATCGTGCCCCAGATTGTCGAAGAACATGTTCTGGCCAACCAGCCTGTCGATAAAAAGAAGGCAGGTCCCTATTACGAAAAATTCCTCGAAAAGCAGCATCGCGTTGTTTTTTCGCGTTGCGGTACGGTTAATGCTGAAAGTATTGATGACTTCATGGCCCACCGGGGCTTTGAGGGCATTAAGAAGGCAGTTACCATGGCGCCGGCCGAGGTCATTGACGAAGTTAAGCGTGCTGGACTCAGAGGTCGTGGGGGCGGTGGTTTTCCTACCGGCGTTAAATGGTCCTTCTGCGCAGCCTCTCCTGGCAATGAAAAATATTTGATCTGCAATGCCGACGAAGGTGACCCCGGGGCCTTTATGGACCGGTCTATTCTTGAAGGCGATCCCTATGGCTTGATCGAAGGCATGATGATCGGTGCCTATGCTATCGGCTGCACCTTCGGGTATGTCTATTGCCGGGCTGAATATCCCCTTGCTATTAAGCGGTTACAGAAAGCCATCGATACCTGCTACGAAAAAGGTATTCTCGGCAAAAACTGCATGGGTCTCGGTTTTGACTTCGATATGCGCATCAAGGCTGGCGCCGGTGCGTTCGTCTGCGGTGAGGAAACCGCTCTGATGGCCTCCATCGAGGGGCAGCGCGGCATGTCCCGACCCCGTCCGCCCTTTCCCGCCGTGCGCGGTCTCTGGGGCAAGCCGACCAATATCAATAACGTTGAGACTTTCGCCAATGTCTCGTACATTTTTTATAATGGGGCCGACTGGTATTCCAGTATTGGCACCGAAGGCACCAAGGGAACCAAGATTTTCGCTCTCACCGGGAAGGTCAAGCACACCGGTCTTGTCGAGGTTCCTGCCGGCACCACCATGCGCGAAGTTATCTTTGATGTTTGCGGCGGAATTTTGAAAAACCGCAAGTTCAAGGCTGTGCAGGCCGGTGGCCCTTCGGGTGGTTGTCTGCCTGGCGACGCCCTGGATGCACAGGTTGATTATGACTCCCTTATCAAGGCTGGCGCCATGATGGGTTCCGGCGGGTTGGTCGTCATGGACGAAACGACCTGCATGGTTGATATTGCCCGCTTCTTTCTGAATTTTACCAGGGTGGAGTCCTGCGGGAAATGTATCCCCTGTCGCATTGGTCTCAAGATCATGCTGGAAATCCTTGAGCGCATCACCTCCGGCGAAGGTCGCGAAGGTGACATCGAGATGCTCGAGGATATGGCCTACGACATTAAGAAAAGCTCCCTGTGTGGCTTGGGACAGACGGCACCTAATCCGGTTCTGTCCACTATTCGTTATTTCCGTAATGAATACGAAACCCACATCAATAATAAATACTGTCCTTCCCATTCCTGTAAGCCGCTTCTCAAATTTGAAGTCATCAAAGAGGCCTGCAAAATGTGCGGCATGTGTTACAAGGTATGCCCTGTCGATGCCATCATTTGGGAAAAGAAGCAGGTTGCGGTCATCGATAAGGAAAAGTGCACCAAGTGTACCTCCTGTTATGATGCCTGCCCCTTTATGGCCATTGAATAG